The Nakamurella antarctica genomic interval CACTGGACACCAATACGATCACTGGCGCCGAATGCAACGGCGACACTCCACCGACATCCAGTGGAAGCGAGAGCTCCAGCAGCAGCTCTACATCCACTGGCTCCGGTTCGTCCAGCAGCTCCAGCAGCAGCTCTACATCCACTGAATCCGGTTCGTCCAGCAGCTCCAGCAGCCAGGGTTCGACCTCGAGCCAAACCAGTTCGACGAATGGCTCACCAACGACGCCTACCGCCAGTGAAGCTGAGGGGTCGAGTAACTCCACAGCCCTATCGACCACACCGTTGACCGGCCCAGTGATTACTTCGCCGGCAACAACTTCTCAGGTGACGCAGTCGTCGGTCACGAGCAAACATCCTTCCACCACGGGGAAAACCGGCGTTATCACTCAAACTGGACAACACGGGATCGATACCGGGACGAAACAGCTGGCGATCACGGGCACTAACTCCGGCCCCATCGCAGGCGCCGCAGCGGCCTTGATCGCTTGTGGAACCGTCCTCCTCCTCTCCGGTAGACGGCGCCTTTCTCCCCCACCGCGGCATCGCTCTTGACGTCTCCAATCGTCAAGGAGCATCGGGGAGCGAGCCCCCGCGGCCACAACGCTCAGATCAGCCCGAGGGCCGCCTTGAGCTGCGGCAGCATTAAGGCGGTGGCTAGACCGCGATGCGACTGCGCGTCCTTCTCTGCGGGCGTCAACTCCGCCGAAGAGCGACCGTCGCCACCCTCGGGCACGAAAATGGGATCGTAGCCAAAGCCGTTGCTGCCGCGCTCTTCTCGGATTACTACCCCGCGCCACTGGCCGCGGACCACTCTCGGCTCCTCGCCTGGCACCGCGAGCGCGAGGGCGCAGACGAATTCGGCCCCCCGACGTTCGTCGGGCGTGTCGGTCAGCTGCGCCAGTACGAGCTGCTTATTCGCATCGTCATCGCCATGGTGACCAGCCCACCTAGCGGACAGCACGCCAGGCATCGAGTTCAGCGCATCAACACAAAATCCGGAGTCGTCGGCCAACGAGATCTCACCTGTTTCCCGCGCCGCCTGGACCGCCTTGTCCACCGCGTTTGCTTCGAAAGTGGCGCCTGTTTCGGGTTCCTCGGGAAACTCGCGGACGTCGGAGAGCCCGAGAACCTTCACGCTGTCACCCAGGATGCGTTGCAGCTCGGCGAGTTTTTTGGCATTTCGGGTGGCAAGCAGAATGCGGCTCATCAGTTTTTTACCGATTTCTTGGGCTCGGGCAGCTGTTTTGGGTACGGCGCTGCCAGCGCTTCACGCTGCAGCCTTGTCAGGACGTGAATACCAGCCAGCGCAGAATCGATCATTGTGTTCAGGGTGGCTCTCGAGAATGTGGCGCCCTCCCCCGTGCCCTGCACCTCCACGATGGTCCCAGCGTCCGTGGCCACCACATTCATGTCGACCTCAGCGCGCGAATCTTCCTCGTACGGCAAATCCAGCCGCACTTTGCCGCCGACTACACCGACCGAGACTCCGGCGATCTGGCAGGACAACGTTTGCGGGTGGGCCAACACGCCAGAGGCGTGCATCCAGGTCAATGCATCTGCCAGCGCCACGTACGCGCCCGTGACGGCTGCGGTGCGAGTACCGCCATCTGCTTGCAGTACATCGCAGTCGATAGCGATGGTGTTCTCCCCCAGCGCGGCAAGATCAATGCAAGCACGAAGTGACCGACCTATCAGCCTGGATATCTCGTGGGTCCGACCACCGATTTTGCCGCGCACCGCTTCCCGATCCGATCTGGTGTGGGTTGCCGACGGCAACATCGCATATTCGGCGGTAAGCCACCCTGAGCCAGAACCTTTGCGCCACCGCGGAACTCCCGGAGTCACACTTGCGGCGCACAGCACTTTAGTCCCGCCAAATTCCACCAAAACACTGCCAGCGGGATGCAATTGATAGCCGCGAGTGAACCTTACGGGCCGGAGTTCGTCGTCGTTTCTGCCGTCGTTACGCACCATGGGTGAAGGGTAACGGTTGAAAGGATGTGGATCTATGCGGCGGCAGGTCCGAAGCCCTCACTCTGTGCCTGGGTCCCAGCCGACTTCCGCGTTCGCGGCCCGTCAGCTTTCGACACTAGGAACGCAGCCACGAGACCGCCGATGGAACCGAACAGGTGAGCCTGCCACGAAACCTGGTTAGCCGAGGGCAATACGCCCCAAAAGATGGAGCCCCAGATTGCGAGAAGCACTATGCCCATTACGATCTGCCAGAAGTTCCGGGTGAACACACCGCGGGTCACCAGGTAGGCAAGCCAGCCAAACACCACACCTGAAGCCCCGATCACCACCGAATTGCCGTCCCCGGTGAGCCAGGTCCCCATGCCAGCGATCAGCCACACCAACACGGTGACAGCGATGAATTGCTTGGCCCCATTGACCATCAGGAGGAAACCGAATACTAAGAATGGGATGGTGTTCGCGAAAAGGTGACCCCAATTGGCATGGACAAACGGCGAGGTGATCACCCCGACCAAGCCATCAACCTGCCGTGGTTCTACACCTGCAAAGTGGACCAGAGCGGCATCTCCAGCGGCAGGCATTACCGCCTGCACCAACTGCACGAGATACATCACTACCAAAAACGCACCAGGAACGATCAACGCCTGCTGCCACTGAGCGGGAATGAGGTCTTTCTTACTCGCCTTCCCGGGCTGCATGGACGGAGTGGACGCCGAAAGAGTCATAGCTTCAGCCTAAGGCAGTCCTTCCAAGGGCGTACCCGGGTAAACCCTGAAAAAGTACTGAAAATCAGCGCATCAAGGCGTATACCACCGAGTCTTGAAGCTCCGTCAACCAACGGTAGACGTTGAACATGGCGGGACCCGCCCCTCCAACTCCTCGCGTTCCAAGTCTGGTTCGCCGTCATCAGACGTGATATTGAGACGCACGCCGAGCGCTAGCCGCACATCGTTGAGAGCTGCGGCCCAGGTTTGCGCCTCATCGGGGTCCAGTCGCACCGCTCCGCCGCCCAGCGGGAGTGAGTCCAGGAGTGCGATCGCCGCGGCGTCCTTGGCCGCTAACAACTCCGGTTCGTACAGCATCCGCATTCCGCCAGCGAGGTCCGCATCACTACGGTGAAAATCCGGCAGCAACCGCGCCAACGCCGGGTCTTCTGGAGCAGTGCTGGGCGCCGTCGCCATTCCGGTGATGGCATCGAGCGGATCGAGCGGGGCTTGAGCCCGTCGCCCGGCCAGCATCTGCCGGATTTGGTTCATCAAGTCAGCCAACAACTGTGATTCGGCAGGCTCAAGGTGGCCCACGATGTGGCCCCGGTGCCGCTTAAACGATGCCATTTGCTAGTTGTCCTGCTGCAGCGTGGCCCATAACCCTGCGCCTTGGAGCTTCGCGACATCGATCTCCATGGCTTCACGAGTGCCCGAGGACACCGCTGCCTTGCCTTTGACGTGTACGTCAGACATCAACTTCTCCGCCTTGGACTTCGGATGGCCCAGCAGCTTCACGAACACCATTGTGACGTACGACATCAAGTTGACCGGGTCGTTCCAGACAATCGTCACCCACGGGTGGTCAGCAGAGGTCACCTCTTCGGCAACTTCAACAGGCGGGGCGATCGGGGCAGAGGTCACGAAGCCATTGTTTCACGCTGCCAACGCCCCCCGCGCGCCACGTGCGACGGCGGTTGTGCGCGCTCCGCCCTGAGTCCCCGCGTCCACGAATGCTCTCGCGGCTTTGTAGGCTTGCCCAATGACAGCCGCACCGCATTCGCCGTATCGCCGCAGTACCGCTCTGATGACAGACCACTACGAGCTAACGATGCTGCAAGCAGCGCTGGCCGAGGGCAGTGCCGATCGGTCTTGCACGTTCGAGGCGTTTACCCGGCGGCTACCAGAGGGGAGGCGCTACGGCGTAGTGGCGGGGATAGGCCGCGTCGTAGAGGCGCTGCACGACTTCACTTTCGGGGATGACGAACTCGCGCAGCTCGCACCCATTCTCGACGAAGCAACTCTGACCTACCTCTCGAACTACCGCTTTGATGGCGACATCGACGCCTACCCCGAAGGCGAGCTGTTCTTCGCCGGCTCCCCTATCTTGACGGTCCGCGGAAGCTTCGGATCGGCCTGCATCCTGGAGACGTTGATCCTGTCGATCCTCAACCACGACTGCGCCATCGCCTCCGCCGCAGCCCGGATGGTCTCAGTAGCGGCTGGCAGGCGCCTGATCGAAATGGGATCGCGCCGTACCCACGAGGAATCTGCGGTTGCCTGCGCGCGCGCGGCTTACCTTGCCGGCTTCGGATCTACCTCGAATCTGGAGGCGGGACGCCGCTACGGGATCCCCACCGGAGGCACCGCCGCCCACTCATTCACGTTGCTGCACGACACAGAAGAAGCCGCCTTCGTCGCGCAGATCGCTTCTCTCGGGGTGGACACCACCCTGCTGGTTGACACCTACGACATCACCCAAGGCATCGCCACCGCGATCAAGGTCGCGGGCACCGATCTGGGCGCCATCCGCATTGACTCGGGAGACTTGGGCGTACTGGCCAGAGCAGCTCGGGATCAGCTCGACGCGTTGGGTGCAACGAAAACGAAGGTAGTGCTCTCCGGTGATCTCGACGAATATGCCATCGCGGCGCTTCGATCGGAACCTGTTGATGTCTACGGCGTTGGGACCTCCGTCGTCACCGGATCAGGTGCGCCTACCGCGAGTATGGTCTACAAACTGGTCGAAGTGGATGGCCGGCCCGTCGCAAAACGCAGCGAAAACAAGAAGTCGTACGGCGGGCGCAAATCAGCGCTCCGCCGCTATCGCGACACGGGCACCGCCACCGAAGAGGTTGTCTACCTTGCTGACGGTCCTGCGCCCGAGAGCCTTGCGAACGACAAGATTTTGCCGCAGCCGCTCCTCCGTGCCGGCAAGCCCGTCGAAGGTCTACCGAAACTCCAGGACTCCCGGCAGCACCTTGCCGCCGCACTTGTCAGCCTGCCGTGGGCTGGACTAAAGCTCTCTCGAGGTGAGGCAGCCATCCCCACCACGTCGTTAATTCCCTGACACCTACCTCTGATAAAGGATTTTGGACATGACTTGGACCTACACTCCCGCAACGGCGTTGATTGTGGTCGATGTGCAGCACGACTTCGCCGACCCTGCGGGCTCGCTGTATGTGCAGGGCGGCGAGGATATTCTCCCGGGCGTTGCGGCCGAAATTGCGGCAGCAGAAGCCGCTGGCGGCCTCATTGTCTATACCCAGGACTGGCATCCGGAGTCCACGCCACACTTCGCCAAAGACGGCGGAATATGGCCGGTGCACTGCGTTATCGACAGCATG includes:
- the rph gene encoding ribonuclease PH, whose product is MVRNDGRNDDELRPVRFTRGYQLHPAGSVLVEFGGTKVLCAASVTPGVPRWRKGSGSGWLTAEYAMLPSATHTRSDREAVRGKIGGRTHEISRLIGRSLRACIDLAALGENTIAIDCDVLQADGGTRTAAVTGAYVALADALTWMHASGVLAHPQTLSCQIAGVSVGVVGGKVRLDLPYEEDSRAEVDMNVVATDAGTIVEVQGTGEGATFSRATLNTMIDSALAGIHVLTRLQREALAAPYPKQLPEPKKSVKN
- a CDS encoding DUF2017 domain-containing protein is translated as MASFKRHRGHIVGHLEPAESQLLADLMNQIRQMLAGRRAQAPLDPLDAITGMATAPSTAPEDPALARLLPDFHRSDADLAGGMRMLYEPELLAAKDAAAIALLDSLPLGGGAVRLDPDEAQTWAAALNDVRLALGVRLNITSDDGEPDLEREELEGRVPPCSTSTVG
- the clpS gene encoding ATP-dependent Clp protease adapter ClpS, whose translation is MTSAPIAPPVEVAEEVTSADHPWVTIVWNDPVNLMSYVTMVFVKLLGHPKSKAEKLMSDVHVKGKAAVSSGTREAMEIDVAKLQGAGLWATLQQDN
- a CDS encoding rhomboid family intramembrane serine protease; the encoded protein is MTLSASTPSMQPGKASKKDLIPAQWQQALIVPGAFLVVMYLVQLVQAVMPAAGDAALVHFAGVEPRQVDGLVGVITSPFVHANWGHLFANTIPFLVFGFLLMVNGAKQFIAVTVLVWLIAGMGTWLTGDGNSVVIGASGVVFGWLAYLVTRGVFTRNFWQIVMGIVLLAIWGSIFWGVLPSANQVSWQAHLFGSIGGLVAAFLVSKADGPRTRKSAGTQAQSEGFGPAAA
- the rdgB gene encoding RdgB/HAM1 family non-canonical purine NTP pyrophosphatase; its protein translation is MSRILLATRNAKKLAELQRILGDSVKVLGLSDVREFPEEPETGATFEANAVDKAVQAARETGEISLADDSGFCVDALNSMPGVLSARWAGHHGDDDANKQLVLAQLTDTPDERRGAEFVCALALAVPGEEPRVVRGQWRGVVIREERGSNGFGYDPIFVPEGGDGRSSAELTPAEKDAQSHRGLATALMLPQLKAALGLI
- a CDS encoding nicotinate phosphoribosyltransferase; this encodes MTAAPHSPYRRSTALMTDHYELTMLQAALAEGSADRSCTFEAFTRRLPEGRRYGVVAGIGRVVEALHDFTFGDDELAQLAPILDEATLTYLSNYRFDGDIDAYPEGELFFAGSPILTVRGSFGSACILETLILSILNHDCAIASAAARMVSVAAGRRLIEMGSRRTHEESAVACARAAYLAGFGSTSNLEAGRRYGIPTGGTAAHSFTLLHDTEEAAFVAQIASLGVDTTLLVDTYDITQGIATAIKVAGTDLGAIRIDSGDLGVLARAARDQLDALGATKTKVVLSGDLDEYAIAALRSEPVDVYGVGTSVVTGSGAPTASMVYKLVEVDGRPVAKRSENKKSYGGRKSALRRYRDTGTATEEVVYLADGPAPESLANDKILPQPLLRAGKPVEGLPKLQDSRQHLAAALVSLPWAGLKLSRGEAAIPTTSLIP